Proteins encoded in a region of the Raphanus sativus cultivar WK10039 chromosome 8, ASM80110v3, whole genome shotgun sequence genome:
- the LOC108818683 gene encoding uncharacterized protein LOC108818683 produces the protein MAQDSEKRFHQIMDKLFTPSKSPLPSSSSSSTSSLVEQQSRGKKRPNPSSALALVEPKTILATVDRSLKAPASQSGLCRPWDRGDLMRRLASFKSMTWFAKPQVISALNCARRGWVNDDTDTISCESCGAHLYFSAPASWSKQQVEKAALVFSLKLDNGHKLLCPWIENSCEETLSEFPSMTPQDLVERHEERSEALLQLLALPVISPSAIDYMKSSDLEGFLKRPIAPASGDTTAQCSQTESLINHVGATPAQLFYQAQKIISLCGWEPRALPYIVDCKDRSGEAAKGTDTIDLLPETATRELLSSSNSTSNPNGVSENSENPVVPNTLNSDPSSVVLDCKLCGACVGLWVFSTVPRPLELCRVTGDTEVNTEKNSRDGTLQRQTSSLQFTIAGGPPATKQNFKATISLPIVGRNLRSRFASYSRDRDLGTDNSIQDEQCKTPERNGGGAENSDQDMIDVGEKADARNASDLESITTPQTKDKQLMVVTSNLPENNKQKDSTGDIGKSNKQMEFDPIKQHRHFCPWIWSTGRRGPGWRQTLSALQRQKGSCQTPPSPSSIFKVDDPLTSVRNLFKSPSPKKARLNRGSSS, from the exons ATGGCACAAGACTCTGAGAAGAGATTCCACCAGATCATGGACAAGCTCTTCACCCCATCCAAATCTCCGCttccttcctcctcctcctcctccactaG CTCACTTGTAGAGCAACAATCAAGAGGCAAGAAGCGTCCAAATCCTTCATCTGCGTTAGCACTTGTTGAGCCAAAGACTATATTAGCCACCGTTGATAGGTCTTTGAAAGCTCCGGCATCGCAGTCTGGTCTTTGCAGGCCGTGGGATAGAGGAGACCTTATGAGGAGGCTTGCTTCTTTCAAGTCCATGACTTGGTTTGCCAAACCCCAG GTTATTAGCGCTTTGAATTGTGCGAGGAGAGGGTGGGTGAATGATGACACTGATACTATCTCTTGTGAATCTTGTGGAGCTCATCTTTACTTTTCAGCCCCGGCTTCTTGGTCTAAGCAACAAG TGGAGAAAGCTGCTTTGGTCTTCAGCTTAAAGTTGGATAATGGGCACAAACTGCTTTGTCCATGGATAGAGAATTCATGCGAAGAAACGCTTTCTGAGTTTCCTTCAATGACACCGCAGGATTTAGTAGAAAGGCATGAAGAACGTTCTGAAGCTTTGCTTCAGCTTTTAGCCCTGCCTGTTATTTCACCATCAGCCATTGACTACATGAAGAGCTCTGACCTGGAGGGATTTCTCAAACGACCTATTGCACCTGCATCTGGCGACACAACAGCCCAATGTTCTCAAACAGAATCCCTTATCAATCATGTTGGAGCGACTCCAGCTCAACTTTTCTACCAG GCACAAAAGATTATCAGTTTATGTGGATGGGAACCGAGGGCACTTCCCTATATTGTGGACTGCAAAGATAGATCCGGAGAGGCTGCTAAGGGTACAGATACCATTGATTTGCTTCCAGAAACTGCTACCCGCGAGCTCCTAAGTTCCTCCAATTCAACTTCGAATCCAAATGGAGTATCAGAGAATAGTGAAAACCCAGTGGTTCCTAACACACTAAACTCTGATCCCAGTTCTGTTGTACTGGACTGTAAGCTCTGTGGAGCCTGTGTTGGGCTCTGGGTTTTCTCAACTGTTCCGAGACCACTGGAATTGTGTAGAGTCACTGGTGATACAGAAGTTAACACAGAGAAAAACTCCAGGGATGGTACTCTTCAAAGACAAACTTCAAGCTTACAGTTTACCATAGCAGGGGGACCCCCAGCAACAAAGCAAAACTTCAAAGCAACCATATCGCTGCCTATTGTCGGCAGGAACTTGAGGTCGAGGTTTGCTTCTTACTCTAGAGATCGTGATCTCGGGACTGACAATTCTATTCAGGATGAGCAGTGTAAAACACCAGAGAGAAATGGTGGTGGTGCAGAGAATAGCGATCAAGACATGATTGATGTAGGAGAGAAGGCTGATGCCAGAAACGCATCTGATTTAGAGAGTATTACTACACCACAGACCAAGGACAAACAACTGATGGTAGTaacttcaaatcttcctgaaaacaacaaacaaaaggATTCAACTGGAG ATATAGGTAAATCAAACAAACAGATGGAGTTTGATCCAATCAAGCAGCATAGGCATTTCTGTCCCTGGATCTGGTCAACTGGTAGAAGAGGCCCTGGATGGAGACAGACTCTGTCCGCATTACAACGCCAGAAGGGATCTTGTCAGACTCCACCGTCACCCTCTTCCATTTTCAag GTAGATGATCCGTTAACATCTGTTCGGAACCTATTTAAGTCGCCGTCCCCGAAAAAAGCAAGACTGAACAGAGGATCTTCAAGCTGA